In one window of Gossypium hirsutum isolate 1008001.06 chromosome A01, Gossypium_hirsutum_v2.1, whole genome shotgun sequence DNA:
- the LOC107917129 gene encoding homeobox-leucine zipper protein ATHB-52 → MDFQSQKLYSPKYNKKRLNQEQGRLLERSFSANKKLEPELKLQLANQLGVPPRQVAIWYQNKRARWKTQSLELDYNTLQVKLENALSEKRRLEKDVKYLQEELRKAQETMFAMNNNQRANHHHHQQQQDQPLNYFVSCNSTGSSEEGGSSSFHEDHEVLQIDELYACLIGGDRSTWS, encoded by the coding sequence ATGGATTTCCAAAGCCAAAAACTATATTCCCCAAAATACAATAAAAAGAGGCTAAACCAAGAGCAAGGAAGGTTGCTAGAGAGAAGTTTCAGTGCCAACAAGAAGCTTGAACCAGAGCTCAAACTTCAACTCGCTAACCAGCTGGGTGTTCCACCGAGACAAGTGGCGATTTGGTACCAAAACAAGCGAGCCCGATGGAAGACACAGAGCTTGGAACTCGATTACAACACACTTCAAGTGAAACTAGAGAATGCATTGTCTGAAAAAAGAAGGCTCGAGAAAGATGTCAAGTATCTTCAAGAAGAGTTAAGGAAAGCTCAAGAGACTATGTTTGCCATGAATAATAATCAAAGAgctaatcatcatcatcatcaacaacaacAAGATCAGCCTCTTAACTACTTTGTTTCTTGCAATTCGACAGGGTCTAGTGAAGAAGGGGGAAGCTCGAGCTTTCATGAAGATCATGAAGTGTTGCAAATTGATGAACTCTATGCTTGTTTGATTGGTGGTGATAGGTCAACTTGGAGTTAA